From one Planktothrix agardhii NIES-204 genomic stretch:
- a CDS encoding type I restriction-modification system methyltransferase subunit-like protein yields MFEQFQVKFFEIFTGSNFYQEKTYLEYIANPQQNDEDNIVDSKIIEPLLIQALGFELGNISKNQTNRESKDNTRPDFQVELSQGNIRCFLVEDKNTAYNLSKPEPLKQLSDYARSRGYQLGLVCNGRLLLGWDLSNPNSPNPILHLDIQEIVETYSESKTGIEALNTHQIQSLKGLFRRFHRSNFEGIEKLIQDISKPESEWKLSAYSQDRNENFDELLINDLRESINLLEEDVLYQLDLWFEEYDEFCQAKYLPNGNGNGSSDADELETAPKIVIKLRKEILNYFRASGAGLLELDDYSWAEEKLIEFADNPRGSIQQLGDKFLQRLKKAETKQQARKSQKNQNAEIYEQLDLLSPLSEVKQQELGIKITPQAKITKLDPKLVEKLKDYDRLVLDWKAWEAQQRLNYDHAIKTHQYYTTWKNLITKTVLQGSDEAKLKSEFARQTAYVYVIRLLIVRICEDKGLINRKFSNGGFKNWRENVIPQYLDLAEGAGMDYLLEMSYRSAQNIYAHFFSQEDLFNWYRLSQNTLIKILHILNRFNLAEIDSDIIGMVYGRYVMEGKHEQGRYFTPKNVVEYMLDTLGYTSNNPEIRDKTLLDLAGGSGSFLVHAARRLINSYRNKQEKIPIENIPLIIQQVKNSLFCMDINPFACYLAETNLLIQVIDLLKQAKDQGRLPDCTIDRFNVYNTDSLLLPKRENIRTPLLNPILNLELLIVDKIKTKSEEFSEGFDFVVGNPPYVRADEPGMENYRREIEQTGRFATLHEKWDLFVPFVELSCKLTKNNGKIGLIVSRAIQTNNYAELLRNFMAENLKIIQVDFFNNVRLFTDAMVNNTIFFLENVKPESLTQVKRVLHSNTLEQIEPLEPLSQQNYQGQVFRQFINTQNLENVIDLEKICYCTKAMVLHSESGLFKKDDLLSLSSSKEHTKKYIDGENIIRNFAIDKIRYLEWGTERVPSQVSRATIPELYDYPKILFGMTSYPTYDRGLSHGDGFYVPDSVRFCIKWDTVFKIKRLANEPRQMYEFSKKQQRILGEGKGKKVKIYEYAQQQANFSKNFDLRYIVAILASDFGKRLLLENNRDENIMRAGSDEKPAKSRIYPDDLKEFPIKNIPFKQQKPLINCVDILVEGNWEIYQYCQEGHQIKFDYDPKEPQIKINFLRVFEQLNLPTWSFLNAEPQRVEVIGDRHQPITKVKVNGDQLYLGKMPLLRSDSPLVLEYLKSYLPQFEQQGLTWTDLLSSGKIPKEDAGIEAIFAECDRLRETINRKIETLRQTYQELNQKVNQLYLV; encoded by the coding sequence ATGTTTGAACAATTCCAAGTAAAATTTTTTGAAATTTTTACAGGTTCTAATTTTTATCAAGAGAAAACTTACCTAGAATATATTGCTAATCCTCAGCAAAATGATGAAGATAATATTGTTGATTCCAAAATTATTGAACCTTTACTTATACAAGCATTAGGTTTTGAGTTGGGGAATATTTCTAAAAACCAAACAAATCGTGAGAGTAAAGATAATACACGCCCTGATTTTCAAGTTGAATTATCTCAAGGTAACATTCGATGTTTTTTAGTAGAAGACAAAAATACTGCTTATAATTTAAGTAAACCAGAACCCCTAAAACAGTTATCTGACTATGCTCGGAGTCGAGGTTATCAATTAGGATTAGTTTGTAATGGACGTTTATTATTAGGGTGGGATTTATCAAATCCTAATTCTCCTAATCCTATTTTACATTTAGATATTCAAGAAATTGTAGAAACTTATTCTGAATCTAAAACGGGGATTGAAGCTTTAAATACTCATCAAATTCAATCCTTAAAAGGTTTATTTCGTCGGTTTCATCGAAGCAATTTTGAAGGGATTGAAAAACTAATTCAAGATATTTCTAAACCTGAATCTGAATGGAAGTTATCAGCTTATTCTCAAGATAGAAATGAAAATTTTGATGAATTACTAATTAATGATTTACGAGAATCGATCAATCTTTTAGAAGAAGATGTTTTATATCAACTTGATTTATGGTTTGAAGAATATGATGAATTTTGCCAAGCTAAATATTTACCCAATGGTAATGGAAATGGTTCTAGTGATGCCGATGAGTTGGAAACAGCACCCAAAATAGTAATTAAATTAAGAAAAGAAATTTTGAATTATTTTAGAGCTTCTGGTGCGGGTTTATTAGAATTAGATGATTATTCATGGGCAGAAGAAAAGTTAATAGAATTTGCAGATAATCCGCGCGGTTCAATTCAACAATTAGGGGATAAATTTTTACAGCGTCTCAAAAAAGCAGAGACTAAACAACAAGCTAGAAAATCCCAAAAAAATCAAAACGCAGAAATTTATGAACAGTTAGATTTACTTTCTCCCTTGTCAGAAGTTAAACAACAAGAGTTAGGAATTAAAATTACTCCCCAAGCTAAAATTACTAAACTTGATCCTAAATTAGTCGAAAAGTTAAAAGATTATGATCGTTTAGTCTTAGACTGGAAAGCATGGGAAGCTCAACAACGTTTAAATTATGATCATGCTATTAAAACCCATCAATATTATACAACCTGGAAAAATTTAATTACAAAAACCGTACTTCAAGGATCTGATGAAGCAAAATTAAAAAGTGAATTTGCACGTCAAACCGCTTATGTTTATGTCATTCGTTTATTAATTGTTAGAATCTGTGAAGATAAGGGATTAATTAACCGTAAATTTTCCAATGGTGGGTTTAAAAATTGGAGAGAAAACGTTATTCCACAATATTTAGACTTAGCAGAAGGTGCGGGGATGGATTATTTATTAGAAATGTCTTATCGGTCTGCACAAAATATTTATGCTCATTTTTTCAGTCAAGAAGATTTATTTAATTGGTATCGCCTCAGTCAAAATACCCTAATTAAAATTTTACATATTCTTAATCGGTTTAATTTGGCAGAAATTGATAGTGACATTATTGGTATGGTTTATGGTCGATATGTGATGGAAGGTAAACATGAGCAAGGGAGATATTTTACCCCTAAAAATGTTGTTGAATATATGTTAGATACTCTGGGTTATACTTCTAATAATCCTGAGATTAGAGATAAAACTTTATTAGATTTAGCGGGGGGTTCAGGAAGTTTTTTAGTTCATGCTGCCCGAAGATTAATTAATTCCTATCGCAATAAACAGGAAAAAATCCCGATTGAAAATATACCTTTAATTATTCAACAGGTCAAAAATTCTCTATTTTGTATGGATATTAACCCTTTTGCTTGCTATTTAGCAGAAACAAACTTATTAATTCAGGTGATCGATTTGTTAAAACAAGCGAAAGATCAGGGAAGATTGCCCGACTGCACAATTGATCGATTTAATGTTTATAATACCGATTCTTTATTACTTCCTAAGCGGGAGAATATTCGGACTCCTTTGTTAAATCCTATTCTCAATTTAGAACTTTTAATAGTAGATAAAATTAAAACTAAATCTGAAGAATTTTCAGAAGGGTTTGATTTTGTTGTGGGAAATCCCCCCTATGTGCGTGCAGATGAACCCGGTATGGAAAATTACCGTCGAGAAATTGAACAAACAGGCAGATTTGCAACACTACATGAAAAATGGGATTTATTTGTTCCCTTTGTTGAACTTTCTTGTAAGTTAACTAAGAATAATGGAAAAATCGGTTTAATTGTTTCTAGGGCAATTCAAACGAATAATTATGCCGAACTTTTGAGAAACTTTATGGCAGAAAATCTTAAAATTATTCAAGTTGACTTTTTTAATAATGTTCGCTTATTTACCGATGCTATGGTCAATAATACAATTTTCTTTTTGGAAAATGTGAAACCTGAATCTTTAACCCAAGTCAAACGAGTTTTACACTCTAACACATTAGAACAGATTGAACCATTAGAACCTTTATCTCAACAAAACTATCAAGGTCAAGTGTTTAGACAGTTTATAAATACTCAAAATTTAGAAAATGTTATAGATTTAGAGAAAATTTGTTATTGTACTAAAGCAATGGTTTTGCATTCTGAATCAGGATTATTTAAGAAAGATGATCTGTTATCTCTTAGTTCGTCAAAAGAACACACAAAGAAATATATAGATGGTGAAAATATTATTAGAAACTTTGCTATTGATAAAATTAGATACTTAGAATGGGGAACAGAAAGAGTGCCAAGTCAAGTGAGCAGAGCTACTATTCCTGAACTTTACGATTATCCTAAAATTCTGTTTGGTATGACTTCTTATCCAACTTATGATAGAGGTCTTAGTCACGGCGATGGTTTTTATGTTCCCGATAGCGTGAGATTTTGTATTAAGTGGGATACAGTTTTTAAAATTAAACGTTTAGCAAATGAACCGCGACAAATGTATGAATTTTCCAAAAAGCAGCAACGAATTTTAGGAGAGGGTAAAGGAAAAAAAGTTAAAATTTATGAGTATGCTCAACAACAAGCCAATTTTTCTAAAAACTTTGATCTCAGATATATTGTTGCTATCCTTGCTTCTGATTTTGGGAAACGGTTATTACTAGAAAATAATCGAGATGAAAATATTATGAGAGCAGGTAGTGATGAAAAACCTGCAAAAAGTAGAATTTATCCCGATGATTTAAAGGAATTTCCGATTAAAAATATTCCTTTTAAACAGCAAAAACCTTTAATTAATTGTGTTGATATTCTAGTTGAGGGTAACTGGGAAATTTATCAATATTGTCAAGAAGGACATCAAATCAAGTTTGATTATGACCCAAAAGAACCTCAAATAAAAATTAATTTTTTGCGTGTATTTGAACAGTTAAATCTTCCGACATGGAGTTTTTTAAATGCAGAACCTCAGCGAGTTGAAGTGATTGGCGATCGCCATCAACCCATCACTAAAGTTAAAGTTAATGGCGATCAGTTATATTTAGGAAAAATGCCCTTGCTGCGTTCAGATAGTCCCCTAGTTTTAGAATATCTTAAATCCTATCTTCCCCAATTTGAACAACAAGGATTAACTTGGACTGATTTGCTATCGTCTGGGAAAATCCCCAAAGAAGATGCAGGAATAGAAGCTATTTTTGCAGAGTGTGATCGTCTTAGAGAAACGATTAACCGGAAAATAGAAACTCTCCGCCAAACCTATCAAGAACTTAATCAAAAGGTTAATCAACTTTACCTAGTATGA
- a CDS encoding alginate O-acetyltransferase codes for MTFISVTYGIFLLILLGLYWIIPWKSWRLFILLISSLLFYSTLQIQYIPLLLLWTVFNFGLALTIVEPQEWEIPHISWNRRRTFLLILGIIINILILVGFKYLPFIFNTLGTLWNIPIIINTGSWIDQYVIAPLGLSFFCFELIAYLVDVYRGAPAATSLLEFTAYKLFFAKLISGPITRYHHLNNQFKTLKFPIPEQIADGLWLLARGAIKKGLFADNIGILVDLSFSNLQRAGSGDLWLAIFAYGLQLYLDFSGYVDLARGTALLLGLTLPINFDSPYFSTSIGDFWRRWHITLGDWLRNYLYFPLGGSRVGLFRTCLNLILVMLIAGIWHGAAWGFIIWGGLHGLALVVNRLTEVLSKQLSITWIWNSLPGILIAWLITQLMVFTTWIFFRLPNLQDSWLVINRLWGHTADVQFAHKVYVEALGLERHHLVILLSSVFGLMAITNLLNRGLKLELNWTVKLALVPLSFFTVWLLAPAGGLPYIYFDF; via the coding sequence TTTATTGATTTTATTGGGGTTATATTGGATTATTCCTTGGAAATCTTGGCGACTTTTTATCCTATTAATCTCAAGTTTGCTTTTCTATTCTACCTTACAAATTCAATATATCCCCTTACTCCTACTTTGGACAGTCTTTAATTTTGGTTTAGCCTTAACAATTGTCGAACCTCAAGAATGGGAAATCCCCCATATTTCTTGGAATCGTCGTCGCACTTTTTTACTCATATTAGGAATTATCATTAATATCTTAATTCTAGTTGGGTTCAAATATTTACCTTTTATTTTCAATACTCTAGGAACACTCTGGAATATTCCTATTATTATTAATACCGGAAGTTGGATCGATCAATATGTTATTGCCCCATTAGGATTAAGTTTTTTCTGCTTTGAATTAATCGCCTATTTAGTCGATGTTTATCGAGGCGCGCCCGCAGCAACTTCCCTACTAGAATTTACCGCCTATAAATTATTTTTTGCCAAACTAATATCAGGGCCAATTACCCGTTATCATCACTTAAATAATCAGTTTAAAACCCTAAAATTCCCCATTCCCGAACAAATTGCAGATGGACTTTGGTTACTAGCCAGAGGTGCCATCAAAAAAGGGCTTTTTGCCGATAATATTGGAATTTTAGTAGATTTAAGTTTCAGTAATTTACAACGGGCTGGGAGTGGGGATTTATGGTTAGCAATTTTCGCCTATGGCTTGCAATTATACCTGGATTTTAGCGGTTATGTAGACCTAGCAAGAGGCACAGCATTACTGTTAGGATTGACTTTACCAATTAACTTTGATTCCCCCTATTTTAGCACCAGTATCGGAGATTTTTGGCGTCGTTGGCACATCACATTAGGGGATTGGTTACGCAATTATTTATATTTTCCTTTGGGGGGTTCTCGGGTGGGATTATTCCGCACCTGTTTGAATTTAATTCTAGTTATGTTAATCGCAGGAATTTGGCACGGTGCCGCCTGGGGATTTATAATTTGGGGGGGATTACATGGATTAGCATTAGTAGTTAATCGTCTCACCGAAGTGCTATCTAAACAATTATCAATTACTTGGATTTGGAATAGTTTACCCGGAATTTTAATCGCTTGGTTAATCACTCAATTGATGGTATTTACGACTTGGATTTTTTTCCGACTCCCTAATTTACAAGATTCTTGGTTAGTCATCAATCGGTTATGGGGTCATACCGCCGATGTCCAGTTTGCCCATAAAGTTTATGTTGAAGCCTTGGGTTTAGAAAGACACCATCTAGTGATTTTATTATCCTCTGTTTTTGGATTAATGGCAATTACAAATCTATTAAATCGAGGGTTAAAATTAGAATTAAATTGGACAGTAAAATTAGCTTTAGTTCCCTTGAGTTTCTTCACCGTTTGGTTATTAGCACCCGCAGGGGGTTTACCATATATTTATTTTGATTTTTAA